A part of Ursus arctos isolate Adak ecotype North America chromosome X, UrsArc2.0, whole genome shotgun sequence genomic DNA contains:
- the LOC113241288 gene encoding rhox homeobox family member 1-like, whose product MEPPPESSQEGTACRSLEVDELGGEPLDTKPAVVSVTGGDVEKELWPEPEQEAATGEESHGGAGAAGPVDDENHTGGGCGQEPPQQQQQDEAQAAAEGPQPQERQQRLHRSAFPRLELKELESVFQRTQYPYVFGRKKLSIPIDVMEVRKPEKSDSAGQPF is encoded by the exons ATGGAGCCTCCGCCCGAGAGCAGCCAAGAGGGCACCGCTTGCCGCAGCCTGGAAGTCGATGAACTTGGAGGAGAACCGTTGG atacgAAGCCTGCGGTGGTCTCCGTAACGGGAGGAGACGTCGAGAAGGAGCTCTGGCCCGAACCTGAGCAGGAAGCCGCGACAGGAGAAGAAAGCCACGGTGGCGCGGGAGCAGCGGGCCCCGTGGACGACGAGAACCACACGGGCGGCGGCTGCGGGCAAGAGcccccgcagcagcagcagcaggacgaGGCCCAGGCGGCCGCCGAGGGGCCGCAGCCCCAGGAGCGGCAGCAACGCCTCCACCGCAGCGCGTTCCCCCGGCTAGAACTGAAGGAGCTGGAGAGCGTTTTCCAACGCACTCAATACCCCTACGTGTTCGGGCG AAAGAAGCTTTCCATACCCATAGATGTGATGGAAGTCCGTAAACCTGAAAAAAGCGATTCGGCTGGGCAGCCATTCTAA